The Chthoniobacterales bacterium DNA window TCCTGATTTTAATCGGGGCGTTGGTGGCGGTGGCCGCCGTTTTTCTACGCCGCTGGAATTTATCCTGGATCGCGGCCGGGCTTCTGACGTTCGGTGCGCTTGGGTCGTTTGCAGCCACCTGGTCAGGCGACGAAGCCGGGGAAACCGTTGGCAAGCTCTCCCCGCAAGCCGAAAAGATTCTCGAAGAACATGAGGAATGGGGTGAAATGACGCGCAATGTCGCTCTGGTCGCCGCTTTCCTCGCGGTGGGGACGGTTGCCACGACACGCTTTCCGAAAGTCGCCCGATCACTCTCGGTCGGGGCGGCACTGACAGCCCTCTGGGCCAGCTACTGCGTGGCGGTGACGGGTCATTACGGCGGTCTGCTCGTTTACCAAAACGGCGTCGGAATTACCGCTGTAGCTGACAATTCAATACCTGCCGTTCGGCCTGAGAAGCACGGTGACAAAGACGATGACTAAGCCTTTCCGACTGACGGAAACGGCCAGTTCTACTTACAAAACATAAGCTCGCGACCTGTGCCTGAATTCCTTATTTTTGCGAATATGCGTATCCTCGTCGCTGAAGATGATGCGAAAGTTCGCTCTCATGTCGTCCATGCCCTCCAGGAGGCGGGCCATGCTGTGGACGAGGCCAAAGACGGCGATGACGCACTCTGGTTATTGAAAGAACACCCCTACGATGCGGCTGTGCTGGACATCACGATGCCGGGTCGCGACGGAGTGAGTGTCACCCGCGCCGCCCGGGTGGCTGGATGCACGTGTCCCATTCTCCTGGCAACAGCGCGGGGAGAGATTCGCGATAAAGTGAGCGGACTCGATGCCGGGGCCGACGACTATATTGTGAAGC harbors:
- a CDS encoding DUF2231 domain-containing protein, which translates into the protein MISLPNPLHPAIVHFPIVLILIGALVAVAAVFLRRWNLSWIAAGLLTFGALGSFAATWSGDEAGETVGKLSPQAEKILEEHEEWGEMTRNVALVAAFLAVGTVATTRFPKVARSLSVGAALTALWASYCVAVTGHYGGLLVYQNGVGITAVADNSIPAVRPEKHGDKDDD